The Armatimonadota bacterium genomic sequence TGGTGGTCTACAAGGCCGGACGCACGGAGCTGGGAGCCCGGGCCGCCAGCAGCCACACGGGTTCCCTCGCGGGACAGGACGAGATCTACGAGGGAGCTTTCCGGCAGGCAGGAATCCTACGGGCGCGCAGCATGTCGGAATTCTACGACCTCGTGCGGGTCCTGGAGAAGCTGCCGCTCCCTAGGGGCAACCGGGTGTGCGTGTGCAGTGCCATCGGGGGCCCGGGCACCATCTGCGTGGACGAGGTGGCCGCCAGCGGTGTCCTACAGCTGGCCCGTTTCTCGGATCCCGTGCGGGAGGTGCTGCGAGGGATCCTGGCACCCACCGCCACCATCGGTAGGCCCGACGGCTATCTGGACATGACGGGATCCATCCGTGCCCGGACCCACGGAGAGGTCCTGCGGGTGGTTCTGGAGGCCCCGGAGGTGGACGCGGCCCTCCTCCTCACCACCCCGCCCGCGTTCCTGGACGAGGAGGAGGTGGCCGAGGCCATTCTGGAGGCTTACTGGGCTCAGCCCGAGCCCCGCAAGCCCGTGCTGCCCGTGCTCACCTTCGGGGATGCGGTGGCCCGGGCCCGCAGGAGGCTGGAGGCTGGAGGCCTCCCCACCTTCGAATTCCCAGATGCCGCGGTCCGAGCTCTGGCCCAGGTGGTGCGGTACGTCCACGATCGGATGCGCAAGCGCTAACCGGAGGTTCCACCCATGCCTCACCCCGTGATCACACAGGCTCTGGAGCAGGGTCGCGGCTTCCTCCTGGAGCCGGAAAGCTATGCCCTGTGTGAGGCATACGGAATCCCGCACGCGCCCTTCGCCGTGTGTCGCACCGCGGAGGAAGCGGTGGAGGCCGCGGATCGCGTGGGCTATCCCGTGGTGCTCAAGGTGATCTCCTCTCAGATCCTGCACAAGTCCGACGTGGGCGGGGTGGTGGTGGACCTGCGGTCGGGCGAGGAGGTGCGGAGGGCATATCCCCAGCTGCTGGAAACGGTGTCCCGACACGCCCCGCAAGCCTCCGTGGACGGCATCCTCGTGCAGCGCATGGAGAAAGGGAGCGCGGAGCTGGTGGTGGGGGGCGTGGTGGATCCCCAGTTCGGCCCCGTGGTCATGGTGGGCGGAGGCGGGATCCTCGTGGAGCTCCTGCGGGACGTCTCCTTCCGGCTCGCGCCCCTTGACCTGGAGGAAGCCCTCCAGCAGCTGGCGGAGACCCGGGCGTACCGGCTCCTGCAGGGCCTGCGGGGTCGCCCGCCCGCGGACATCCGGGCCGTGGGGGAGATGTTGGTGCGGGTGGGAGAGCTGCTGGTGGCAGAACGGGCCATCCGGGAGCTGGATCTGAACCCCGTGGTGGCGGGACCGGAAGGGTGCGTGGCGGTGGACGCCCGCATGGTGCTACAAACGGATCCCCCGGAAGACCGCCCTTGATCTAGCGCATCGGTTCTCCGCAGTATTCCCCCTCCGTTCTCCGCCGGATTGTCCAGGGAACTGCCCCGGGGCGTATACTGCGGTCGAGACTGACCATCCGGTCAAAAACCGGGGGTGCCCTCATGGACCAGCCGGTACGCCTCCGGGTGAACGGACAGGAGTATCGCCTGCTCGTGCCCGTTCACCGGACCCTCCTGGAGGTTCTGCGGGAAGATCTGGGGCTGGTGGGGACCAAGCACGGATGCGAGCTGGGGGAGTGCGGGGTGTGCACGGTGCTGGTGGACGGCAAACCCACGCTGAGCTGCCTCCTGCTGGCGGTGGACGCGGAGGGCCATGAGGTCACCACCATCGAGGGGCTGAGCCGGGACGGCGAGCTGCATCCCCTGCAGCGGGCGTTTGTGGAGCTCGGTGCCCTCCAGTGTGGGTACTGCACGCCTGCCATGATCCTTACCGCGAAGGCCCTCCTGGAGGAGGTCCCCGCACCTACCGAGCAGCAGATTCGGGATGCCCTGTCCGGGGTGTTCTGCCGGTGCACGGGATATCTGAAGATCCTCGAGGCGGTTCGGGCCGCGGCAAGGCACCTGTCCGTAGGTTCCACGGCGTCCGAGTCAAGGTAAAAGGAGGAGCGCCCATGGCGGTGGTGAAGGAGCGGGAGGAAGTCTTCACGGTGGTGGGCCAGCGCCTTCCGCGGGTGGACGGTTGGGCCAAGGTGATGGGGCGGGCCCAGTACACGGACGACCTTTCCCTGCCGGGAATGCTCTTCGGCAAGCTCGCCCGCAGCACCCAGGCCCATGCCCGGATCCGGGAGATCCGGGTGCAGCGGGCCCTGGCACTGCCGGGGGTGGTGGCGGTTATCACCGGGAGAGATCTGCCCGTCCGCTACGGGGTGTTCCCCGTGGGCCAGGATGAAACCGCGCTCGCGGTGGACAAGGTGCGGTATGTGGGAGAGCCCGTGGCCGCGGTGGCCGCGGTGGACCCCTACACCGCAGAGGAGGCGGTCCGCCTCATCGAGGTGGACTACGAGCCGCTTCCCGCCCGCATGACCGTCGAGGAGGCCTTGGCGCACCCGGAGCCCCGCATCCACGACTACGGCCCCTTCGGGAACGTGCACCGGCTGGCGTCGCTGGAGTTCGGGGATGTGGAGCGGGGATTCGCGGAAGCGGACTACGTCCGGGAGGACCTGTTCTTCTATGAGGGCAGCACCCACGCGCCCATGGAGCCCCACAGCGCCCTCGCATGGTGGGATCCCGGGGCGAAGAAGCTCACCCTGTGGACCTCCCACCAGGGGCCCCATTACCTGCACAAGGGGCTCGCCAAGGCCCTGCAGCTGGAGGAGCATCAGGTACGGGTCATCGTGCCCGCGGTAGGGGGCGGGTTCGGGGGGAAGCTGGACATCTTCCACCACGAGGTGTGCGCGGCCAAACTCAGCATGCTCACGGGCCGGCCCGTGAAGATCACCCTGACCCGGGAGGAGGTGTTCTACGCCCACCGGGGGCGGCATCCGGAACTTTTGCGCATCCGCACCGGCGTCACGCGGGACGGCCGGATTGTGGCCATGCACGTGGAGGCCTACCTGGACGGAGGCGCGTACTGTTCCTTCGGGCCGGCGACCATGCTGTACGCGGGCACCCAGCAGCCCGTGAGCTACCGCATCCCGCACTACCGGTTCCAAGGGGTGCGGGTGTTCACCAATAAACCCCCCTGCGGGCCCAAGCGGGGACACGGGACCCCGCAGGCCCGGTGCGCCCTGGAGGTCCACCTGGACAAGCTGAGCGAGGACCTCGGGCTGGACCCTGTGGAGCTGCGGCTGCGCAACCTCACGGGGCCCAATGAGCTCACGGTGAACTGGCTGGAGATCACCAGCAACGGACTGCGGGCGTGCATCGAGAAGGTGGTGGAAGCGAGCGGCTGGTACCGCAAGCGCGGGCGGCTTCCGTACGGACGCGGCATCGGGTTCGCCTGCAGCGCCTACCTCACGGGAGCTGGGGGCTCCATCTACTTCAGCGACATGCCCCACTCCGAGGTGCACCTCCGGGTGGATCGCACGGGAGTGGTCACCGTGTACACCCTGGCCACGGAGATCGGACAGGGATCCGCCACCGCGGTGGCCACCATCGTGGCAGAGGTCCTGGGGCTGAGCCCGCAGGAGATCTGCCTCGTCACCTCTGACACAGATCTCACCCCCATCGACCTCGGCAGCTACAGCAGTCGCGTGACCCTCATGGTGGGCAATGCGGCCTACGAAGCCGCCTGCCGGGTGCGGAACCTCTTGCTGGAGGCGGTGGCGGAGCGACTCCAGGTTCCCCGGCATCGTTTGATCTGCCGGAACCGGCGCATCTACGACGCGGAGAACCCGGAGGTGGGAGCTTCCTTCGCCCAGGCGGCGCAGTGGGCGGAGGCGAAGTTCGGATGCCTGTCCACCTCTGGGAGCTACCGGCCGCCGGAGAAACTGGGCACCTACAAGGGATCGGGCGTGGGACCTTCTCCCACCTACACCTTCTCCGCCTGCGTGGCGGAGGTGCGGTGCGATCCAGAAACGGGGGAGGTGAAGGTGGAGCGGGTGTGGGTGGCCCACGACATCGGCCGTGCCCTCAACCCTACCCTGGCGGAAGGTCAGGTGGAGGGCAGCGTGTACATGGCCCTGGGCGAAGCCCTGCTGGAGGAGCAGGCCTTTCGCAAGCACCTGCACCGGGGCCCCTCCCTCCTGGACTACAAGATCCCCACCATCCACGAGATGCCGGAGGTGATCACCCTCTTCGTAGATACCGAAGACCCCCGGGCGCCCTTCAGCGCTAAGGAGGTGGGGCAGGGGCCGCTGCTGTGCGTCGTACCTGCAATCCTCAACGCCATCGTGGACGCCCTCAAGATCCGGGTGGACGAGGTCCCCGTGACCCCGGAGAAGATCCTCAAGGCCCTGGAGGAACGCCGAAAGGGACGGCCCGCCCGGGTGGGGCCCACCAAGCTTCCCCCCTTCTCCTTCCCTGCCCCCGAACGGGTGGCGCGGCCCCCGCAGTGGGAACTGGAGGCGAAACCCGCATAGGAGGCGACCATGCTGCGGCTACCCGGTTTCCAGCTCCACCGTCCTGCGAGTTTGTCGGAGGCTACGCGGATCCTCGCGGATCTGGGGCCGGAGGCGGTTCCCGTGGCCGGTGGGACGGATCTGTATCCCAAGATGAAGCGCCGTCAGATCCTTCCGAAGCACCTGGTAAGCCTGCGAAGGATCCCGGAGCTGCGCGGCTTTCGGGGGGACCCTCAAGCGGGGCTGGTGATCGGGGCAGGATGCACCCTCGCGGAGATCGCGGCGCACCCCATGGTCCGCGTGGGCTACCCGGGACTCGCACAGGCGGTGGCCGTCTGCTCGAACCCCCTCCTCCACCAGATGGGCACCCTCGGTGGGAACCTCTGCCTCGACACCCGGTGCACCTACTACGACCAGACGGACCTGTGGCGGGAGGCCCTGGGGTGGTGCATGAAGGCCCCCGGCAGCTCGGACCCTACGGAAGTGCCCTGTCGGGTGGCCCCTGGAGGGGGGAGGTGCTGGGCGGTTTCCAGCGGCGATGGGGCCCCCATCCTCATCGCCCTGGGCGCGCGGGTCCGGCTCGTGGGATCCAGGGGGGAGCGGATCGTTCCCCTGGAAGAGCTGTACCGGGACGATGGCATCCGGTACCTGAACAAGGCCCATGACGAGCTGGTGGCGGAGGTGCTGCTGCCTCCCGTGAACGGGGTGCGCAGCACGTACCGGAAGGTGCGCCGCCGGGGGAGTCTGGACTTCGCGGCCCTGGGCGTGGCGGTGGCATTGCAGCTGGGAACGGACGGAACCGTGCAGAGGTGCCGCATCGTCCTGGGCGGGGTGGCCTCACGCCCCCTGGTGTTGGAGGAGGCCGCAAACCTACTGGTGGGACAAAAGGTGGAGCCCGAGGTGCTGGAACGGGTGTCCGAGGCCGTGTACCGGGCCGTGCATCCCATGGACAACGTGGACTTCACCGTGTACTATCGCCGGCGCATCGCCCCGGTGCAGGTCCGTCGGGCTCTTGAAGCCCTCGCGGCGTAGAAGAGGGCCGGGAAATGTTCCGCAACCCCTTTGTGGCCCCCTTCCCCACTCCCGAGGTCCCATGCTTCGAGCCCGTGGAACGGTGGGCCCGGACAGATCCGGACCGCCCCGTCCTCGTGTGGGCGCCCACGGGTCAGGTGGTGACCTACGGTCGCCTCTGGCATGCCTCCGGAAAGGTGGCGCGGGCTCTGCAGGAGCTGGGGGTAGGCAAGGGCGACCGGGTAGCCTTGCTCGCGCCGAATGCCCTGGAGCACCCCGTGGCCTTTTACGGGATCTTACGGGCAGGGGGCGTGGTAGTCCCCCTGAACCCCCTCCTGAAGCCTGCGGAAGTGGAGCGGTGCCTGAGTGAGACAGAGGCACGCGTGGTAATGGCTTCCCCGGAGTGGTGTCGGGAGCTGCAGGCACTTCCTCCAGCCTTGCCATTCCTTCGCTGTGTCCTGAACCTGGCGGAGCTGCTGGCAACCACGGAACCGTTTGGGAGCCCGGACCCCATCCCGATCCAGCCCGACCGGGATCTCGCCTGCATCCTGTTCTCGAGCGGGACCACGGGGCTCCCGAAGGGAACGCAGCTCACCCACCGGAACGTGCTCGCGAACATCCTGGCAGGCCATGCCCTGGGATTTGTGAAGGAAGGCACGGTGTACGTACACTTCCTTCCCTTCAGCCACTGCTTTGGCCTGCTGACCCTGCTGAATGCGGGGATCTGCGTGGGAGCCCGGCAGATCCTCCTACCGCAGTTCGACGCGCAGGAGGTCCTGTACTGGGTCGCGCACCATGGGGCCACGCAGCTGTACGCGGTTCCCCCTGCCCTGAGGGCCCTCGTGGAGGCCGCGGAGGCCCAGGGTTTTGCGTACCGGGGCCTCCGGTTCGTGAACACCGCGGCCCTCCCTCTGGATCCAGAACTGCAGCAACGGGCGGAGCGGGTGTTCGGGTGTCCCGTGACGGAGCACATAGGGATGACGGAGTGCGCGGGGCTCGCCAACCTCCTCCTCCCCCCCATGCCCCGAAAACCCCGGTCTGTGGGGCCGCCGGTGCCGAATCTGGAAGAGCGGGTGGTGGATCCGGACACAGGACGGGACCTGGGCCCCGGGGAGGTGGGAGAGCTCCTGGTGCGCGGCCCTATGGTCACCGTCGGGTACTGGCGGAACCCGGAGGCGAACGAGGAAGCCTACCTGGAAGAGGGGTGGTTTCGCACGGGAGATCTCGTGCGCTTCGACGAGGCAGGATACATGTGGTGGGTGGACCGCCGCAAGGAGATGATCAAGTACAAGGGCTACTCCATCGCCCCCGCGGAGCTGGAGGAGATCCTGCGCCAGCACCCCGCGGTCCGCGAGGCGTGCGTGATCCCAAAGCCCGACCCGGAGGTGGGGCAGATTCCCAAGGCCTTCGTGGTGCCTCACGGAGAGGTCACCGCGGAGGAGCTGCTGCGGTTCGTGGAGGAACGGGTGGCCCCCTACAAGAAGGTACGGGAGGTGGAGTTCGTGTCCGGGCTTCCGAAGTCCGCGGTGGGCAAGGTGCTCCGAAAGGTGCTCGCGGAGCGGGAACGCCGTCGGGCCGTGGGAGCCACCACCCGATCCTGATGTGGGAGGGAAGCATGCGCGGAGCGGACCTGAAACCCCAGCACTTCCTGTGGGAGGTACAGGAGGAGGTCGCCACCATTACCCTGAACCGGCCGGAACGGAAAAATCCTCTTACCTTCGAGAGCTACGCGGAGCTGCGGGATACGTTCCGCATCCTGAACCGGATGGAGGATGTGAAAGCGGTGGTGATCACCGGAGCGGGGGGCAACTTCTGCTCCGGAGGGGATGTCCACGAGATCATCCGGCCTCTCCTGGACATGGACGTGCGTGGGAAGCTGGAGTTCACCCGGATGACGGGGGATCTGGTGATCGCCATGCGGCACTGCCCGCAGCCCCTCATTGCTGCGGTGGACGGGGTCTGCGTGGGAGCGGGTGCCGTGATCGCCGCCGCGTGCGACCTGCGCCTGGGAACCCCCCGCAGCCGGGTGGCCTTCCTCTTCGTGCGGGTGGGGCTTGCGGGTTCGGATATGGGCGCGTGCGCCCTGCTTCCCCGCCTTGTGGGCCTGGGGCGGGCCGCGGAGCTTCTCTACACGGGTCGTGAAATGCGCGGGGAGGAGGCGGAACGGTGGGGCTTCTTCAACCGCCTGTGCCCGCCGGAGACCCTCCTGCAGGAGGCCCAGCAGCTGGCGCGGGAGATCGCGCAGGGCCCTACCTTCGCGCACGCCATGACCAAGCGCATGCTGCACAAGGAGTGGGACATGTCCCTGGACGAGGCCATCGAATCCGAGGCGCAAGCCCAGGCCCTGTGCATGTTCACCCGGGATTTCGCCCGCGGATACCAGGCCTTTGTGGAGCGCCGTAAACCCACCTTCGGGGGCGACTAGTGGACCGCGACCACCTACTCTGGCCCTTCTTCGGGGAAGCCCACCGCCGCCTGGCGCGGGAGCTGGAGACGTGGGCCCGGCGGGAGGTGGGACCGCTCGCGGCCCGGGAGGAGGAGGATCCGGAGGGGATGAGCCGGGAGCTCGTGCGCCGGCTGGGGGAGGCGAGTTGGCTGAGGTACTGCGTTCCCCGGGCCTACGGGGGGATGTTCGATAGCCTGGATGTGCGCAGCCTGTGTCTGGCCCGCGAGATTCTCGCGGGATACTCCGGACTGGCGGACTTCGCCTTCGCCATGCAGGGGCTGGGGAGTGCGCCCATCACCCTCTTCGGGAGCGATGCCCTGCGGACCCGCTACCTCCCGGAGGTAGCAAGCGGTCGCCGCATCGCGGCCTTCGCCCTCTCGGAGCCCCAGGCGGGTTCGGACGTCGCCGGGATCACCACCTCCGCCCGGCGCACGCAGGAGGGGTATGTGCTGGAGGGGGTGAAGACCTGGATCTCTAACGCGGGAGTGGCGGACTTCTACGTGGTATTCGCCCGCACGGGAGGTCCCGGAAAGGAAGGGCTTAGTGCTTTCGTGGTGGACGCGGATACCCCGGGGCTAGAGGTGAGCGAGCGGATCCAGGTCCTTGCCCCGCATCCCCTCGGGACCCTTAACCTCCGCGGCTGCCATGTTCCGGCGAGCCACCGGCTAGGGGAGGAAGGACAGGGGTTTGAGGTAGCCATGCGGACCCTGGACGTTTTCCGCCCGACGGTGGGAGCTGCGGCCCTGGGGTTCGCCCGCCGGGCTTTTCACGAGGCGTTGGAGTTCGTGCAGCGGCGGGTGGCGTTCGGGCAGGTCCTGAGCCGGTTCCAGATGGTGCGGGAGAAGCTGGCTTGGATGGCCCTGGAGGTGGACGCGGCGGCCCTGCTGGTGTACCGGGCCGCGTGGGTGAAGGACGAGCTGGGCCAGCGGGCCACCCGGGAGGCCTCCATGGCCAAGCTGTACGCCACGGAGGCCGCACAGCGGGTGGTGGACAGCGCGGTGCAGCTGTGGGGGGCGCGGGGGGTGGTGCACGGGAGCCCCGTGGAGCGACTGTACCGGGAGGTACGGGCGTTGCGCATCTACGAGGGGACCTCGGAGATCCAGGCCCTGGTGGTGGCTCAGGAGGTCCTCCGGTCCGCACCGTCGGAGCGCGTGGAGGAGGCTCCATGACGGAGCGCGCGGTGGAGGTCCGGTACGAGGAGGGCACCTGCTGGGTCACCCTGAACCGGCCGCCCCACAACATCCTCACCATTGCGGTGATGCGGGAGCTCGCGCGTATCCTGCGCTCGGCCGCGGAGGACCGTACGGTGCGGGCCGTGGTTCTGGGGGCCCGGGGGCGGTCCTTCTCCGCAGGGGTGGACGTGGCGGAGCACACCGCGGAAAAGGTGCACGGGATGCTGGAGGCCTTCCACGACCTGTGCCATACCCTGGTTTCGCTCGACGTGCCCACGGTGGCCTCAGTCCAGGGGCCTGCGTTGGGGGGTGGGTGCGAGGTGGTGGCCCTATGCGACGTAGTGGTGGCCGCGGAGGAGGCCACCTTCGGGCAGCCCGAGATCCGGGTGGGGGTGTTTCCGCCCGTCGCTGCGGCCACCTTTCCCTTCCTCTTCGGCAAACGCGGGATCTCCCTCCTCCTCACCGGCGAACTCCTCCCCGCCCGGCGGGCCCAGGAGCTGGGGCTGGTGACGGAGGTGGTCCCCCAGGAGCAGCTGGAGGAGGCGGTGCGACGGGTGGTGGGGCAGCTCCAGGCCCACAGCGGAGCGGTCCTTCGCCTGGCGAAGCGGACGGCCGTCGCTACGTTCCGGCGGTGGTTTGCGGAGGCATTGCAGGAAGCGGAGCACCTCTACCTGGGGGAGCTCATGGCCACGGAGGACGCCCACGAAGGGCTCCGGGCCTTCCTGGAGAAGCGCGGGGCCAGCTGGAAACATCGATGAGGGGAGGGTGACGGGGGTGAAGCGGGCGGAGGCGGTGCACGGTGCGCGGCAGGTGTACGAGAGCCTGCGGGTGGTGTTGGAGGCCCTGGAACGGGCAGGGGAGCCAGCCATGGTGGTGGACAGCCGCCAGCGGGTCCTCCTGTGGAACCGGGCGGCAGAGAAGCTGCTGGGATGGTCTCAGGAGGAGGTGGTGGGTCGCCCATGCTACCGGGTGGTGGCCGGCTACGACCGGAGCGGGCACCTGGTGTGCTGCCCGGGGTGCCCGGAGTTCGCCATGGCCCGCGCGGAGGGAGCCATCCCTCCCCGGGACGTGTGCTACCGCACGCGGGACGGCCGGTACGTGTGGGTGAACACCAGCACCCTGGTGCTCCGTCCCGACCCCAAGGGCGGGGACGTGTTCCTGGTACATCTCTTCCGGGACGTGACCCACCAACGGACCGTGGAGGAGCTGGTGGAGCTGCTCGCGACCCGGGAGGGACTCCTTGCCACGGTGGGCGCGGTCAAGCACCCGCTCACCCGGCGGGAGCGGGAGGTCTTGGCCCTGCTGGCCCAGGGGATGGACACGGAGGCCATCGCCCGCACCCTGGTCCTCTCCACCGCCACCGTCCGCAACCACGTGCAGAACCTCCTGCGCAAACTGGGGGCTCACACCCGGGCAGAGGCTGTGGCTCGGGCCCTCCAACAGGGGCTGTTTCCTCGGGACGGCAAGGGCCTACAGATGCATCAAGAAAAATGATGCATTCCTCGCATTGTCAACACATCCTGCTGTGGGCTAGGGTTTGACTGACCGGTTGGATAAAACTGAGGGATGCCGTGGACGAGCTGGAACGGATCTTTGACGACCTGAGGGCCCTGGTGGAGGATCCCACCTTCCCCGAGGTCCGGCGGTGGCTGGCGGCAAACCCGGACGGCAAGGTGGTGGGTTCCTTCCAGGTGTTCTTTCCAGAGGAGATCGCGCATGCCGCGGGCATGCTCCCCATCAAGATCGCGGGCGCGGGGGGGACCATCCAGGTACGCCAGGCGGATGCCCGCATCGCAGCCTTTGTGTGCTCCATCGTGCGGAGCTCCCTGGAGCTGGCCCTCTCCGGGCGGCTGGACTTCCTGAGCGTAATGGTGGTTCCCAACATCTGCGACGCGGCCCGGAATGCGTGCGGGGTGTGGGTCCGCAGCTTCCCGCACCTGCGGGTGGAGACCCTCTACCATCCCCACAACGCGGCGAGCGCACACGCGGTGGACTATCTGGTGGGGGAATACCGACGCATCGGCCGGATCCTGGAGGAGCTGGGTGGCCGCCCCATCACGGACGAAGCCCTGCGGGCCAGCATCGCGCTGTTCAATGAGAACCGCAGGCTCCTCCGGGAGCTCTACCGGATCAAGCGGGAGACCCCTTGGCTGGTGAGCGCGGTGGAGAGCTACCTCCTGGTGCGCTCCGCGGGCCTCATGCCTCGGGAGGAGCACAACGCGCTCCTACGCAGGGTACTGGAGCTGCTCCCGCATCGGCCCACCAAGAAGCAGGATCGCATCCGGGTGGTGTTCGAGGGCGGATTCTGCGAGCAACCCCCCCTGGACATGCTGGCGGTCATCCAGAACGCCTGCTACATCGTGGACGATGACCTCATGATCGGCCTGCGGTGGATCACGGAGGACGTACCGCTGAAAGGCGACCCCTGGCGGAACCTGGCGGACAGCTACCTGAACCGCTCCAGCTACAGTCCCGTGCAGCGGGATCCCCGCAAGCCCAAGGCGGAGATGCTCCTGCGCCGCATCCGGGCTTCCGGGGCGGAGGCGGCCATCGTGGCCGCGGCGAAGATGTGCGAGCCGGGGCTGGAGGAACAGGTTCACTACAGCCGCGCTCTGGAGGCTGCGGGCATTCCCCACCTGGTCATGGAGTTCGAGGAGACCATGACGGTCTTCGAACAGGTGGGGATGGAGGTGGAGACCTTCGCGGAATCCCTGCTGTTCCAGTTCACCTGACGGAGGCCACGATGAGTGCACCCACCGAGGGGATCCTGGGAGCGACCCGACGGGAAGGCAAGCGGCTCATGGACCTATGGTGGCAGGAGATGACGGAAGCCGCCCAGACGGGGCGGCCCACCGCATACGTGTTCGCCATGGGGTCCATGGCGGAGTTGCTCCGCACCTTCGACTTCGTGCTGAACTTCCCGGAGATCACCTCCCTGCAGATCGCGGTCCGCGGGCAGTCCCAGGCGTACATCCAGGCCGCGGAGGACTACGGGTTCTCCCCGGACGTATGCGGTTACGTGAAGGCGGACGTGGGGCTCCAGCTCCGGCAAGGGGAACATCCATATGGAAGGGTCCCCCGTCCCTCCCTGGTGGTGACCTCCAATGTCTGCAACACCTACATTAAGTGGTCCGAGATCTGGGAGCACCTCTACGGCTGCCCCGTGTTCGTGGTAGACCTGCCCGGGTGGCGGGGCCGGGAATCCGCGGCTCTGGACGGGGAGACCTTCCGCAACGACGCCCGCTACGTCCAGGGGCAGCTGCAGGAGCTGATCGGGCTGTGCGAGCAGATTACGGGCAGGCGCTTCGACGTAGACCGATTCCGGGAGCACCTGGCGGAAGCGAACCGAATGGCAGAGCTCTACAACGCGGTCTGCGAGACGAATCGTCACATCCCCGCTCCCTTCAACGCCGTCGTGGAGGGGGTGACCTATCAGGGGATCGCGCACCTGTACCGGGGAAGCCAGGAGGGAAGCCGGTACTTCCAACAGGTGCTCCAGGAGATGCAGGAGCGCATTCGGCTCGGCATGGCCGCGGTGCCGGACGAGCGGTTCCGGTTGGTCCTCGTGGGGACCACCTGCTACAGCCACTTTCGTCGCTTCGTGGAGCTCTTCGCCTCCTGGGGGGGTGTATTTGTGCACAGCACCTACATGGTCTTCGCGGGAGGCGGCTTCCTTCCGGGCTTCGCGTACGATCTGAGTCGGCCCCTGGAGAGCTTCGCGGAGCGCATGGTGGCCGCCGCATACTGGGGCTACACGGGATCCATGTTCTACCAGCAGGATTGGCTAGATGAGGTGGTGCGGCGGTGGCACGTGGACGGAATCTGCTTTCACGGCGTGAAGTCCTGCCGTACGGTCTCCACGGGTTTACCGGATGTGCGGGAGTGGATGCGGATTCAGCGAAACGTCCCCGGGCTCTTCATTCAGTCAGACCTCGTGGATCCGCGTCTGTGGTCCGACGCGCAGGTCAAGAACCGGGTGGATGCCTTCTTCGAGGCTCTGGCAGCCCACAAGGCGGCGACAAGGAGGTGAGGAACACGTGGTCATCGCAACCCGTACGCTGGTGGCTGGAGTAGACGTGGGGAGCACGCAGACCAAGGCGGTGATCATGAACCTGAACCGGATCATCGTGGGTCGGGCCTTGGTGGACACGGGTGCCCGGCTGAACGAGGCGGCCCGGACGGCCTTCGAGGCCGCTCTGCAGGACGCGGGGGCCTCGGAGGACGAGGTGGCCTACACCGTGGGCACCGGATATGGCCGGTTCAAGGTGGAGTTCGGGAACACCCAGGTTACGGAGATCAGCTGCCACGCCCGGGGTGCAGTGTTCCTCTTTCCGAACACGCGCACGGTGCTGGACGTGGGTGGGCAGGACACCAAGGCCATTCGGGTCGGACCCAACGGCGAGGTCCTGGACTTCTGCATGAACGATAAATGCTCCGCGGGCACGGGACGGTTCCTGGGCGCCGCGAGTGCAGCCCTGGAGCTGCCCCTGGGAGAGCTGGGGCCCCTTGCCCTCACCGCCCGCAACCCCGTTACCATCACCACCACCTGCACGGTGTTCGCGGAGTCGGAGATCCTGGGATGGCTCGCCCGAGGCCGGAAGGTGGAGGACATTCTCATGGGGGTGCATGCGGCCATCGCGGCCCGTAGCCTCTCCCTGCTGCGCCGGGTTGGGATCGAGCCGGAGCTGACCTTCACGGGCGGGGTCTCCCGGAATGTGGCCATGGTGCACCTCATTCGCCAGCTCAGCGGGGTACCCGTGAACGTGAGCGAGGAATCCCATTACTGCGGCGCCATCGGGGCCGCCCTCTTTGCCCTGGACCACGTCCTGGTGGGGGAACGGGTGCCCGTGGCGGCCGGAGCAGGAGGGGGAGAGGATGCTGGTCGCGGGCATTGACGTGG encodes the following:
- a CDS encoding 2-hydroxyacyl-CoA dehydratase family protein is translated as MSAPTEGILGATRREGKRLMDLWWQEMTEAAQTGRPTAYVFAMGSMAELLRTFDFVLNFPEITSLQIAVRGQSQAYIQAAEDYGFSPDVCGYVKADVGLQLRQGEHPYGRVPRPSLVVTSNVCNTYIKWSEIWEHLYGCPVFVVDLPGWRGRESAALDGETFRNDARYVQGQLQELIGLCEQITGRRFDVDRFREHLAEANRMAELYNAVCETNRHIPAPFNAVVEGVTYQGIAHLYRGSQEGSRYFQQVLQEMQERIRLGMAAVPDERFRLVLVGTTCYSHFRRFVELFASWGGVFVHSTYMVFAGGGFLPGFAYDLSRPLESFAERMVAAAYWGYTGSMFYQQDWLDEVVRRWHVDGICFHGVKSCRTVSTGLPDVREWMRIQRNVPGLFIQSDLVDPRLWSDAQVKNRVDAFFEALAAHKAATRR
- a CDS encoding acyl-CoA dehydratase activase, whose protein sequence is MVIATRTLVAGVDVGSTQTKAVIMNLNRIIVGRALVDTGARLNEAARTAFEAALQDAGASEDEVAYTVGTGYGRFKVEFGNTQVTEISCHARGAVFLFPNTRTVLDVGGQDTKAIRVGPNGEVLDFCMNDKCSAGTGRFLGAASAALELPLGELGPLALTARNPVTITTTCTVFAESEILGWLARGRKVEDILMGVHAAIAARSLSLLRRVGIEPELTFTGGVSRNVAMVHLIRQLSGVPVNVSEESHYCGAIGAALFALDHVLVGERVPVAAGAGGGEDAGRGH